GCGCCGGCGCCAGTGTTGTGGACGCGGCGGGGATCTCCGACCGCGTGTTCACGGTGCGGGGCGGCGCCGACCTGCTGCTGAGCCGGCTGACCGTCACCGGCGGCGCCGCCTCCGGCGGTGGCGGCGGCCTGCTGGTCGAGACCGGCGGCGCCGCCACGCTGGACCAGGTCGCCGTGGTGGGCAACTCGGCCGGCGGCAGCGGCGGCGGGCTGCTGGCGCTCTCGTACCCCGGCACGTCCGGCCTGACCGACGTCACGATCGACCGCAGCGTGTTCTACGGGAACTCCACCACCCAGCACGGCGGCGGCGTGTACGCGTCGCAGAGCGGCACGACGCTGACGGTCGGCGATTCGGTTTTCGTTGGCAACACCGCGTCGCTCGGGTCCGCCAACGTGGGGCAGTTCAACGGCGCCGTGGGGGTGAACAACGGGGACAACCTAGTGGGCGCGTACAGCGGCTCGCTCTTCTCCAGCGGCGCGGGCGACGTGGTCAACGGCGCCCCGGACGAAGTGGTCACCAGCATCGTGGACACGGCCCAGAGCGGCGGCAGCGCCGACGCGCTCTCGCTCCGCGAGGCGATCGACCTGGCCAACACCGCCTCGGGCGCGGACGAGGTCTGGCTCCCCGCCTGGGACCTGCGGCTCTCGATTCAGCGGACCGACCAGCCGACCGACCTGGACGCGCTGTACGGCGATCTCGACGTGCTCGGCGACCTCACCCTCCGCCGCGCGGGCAGCGTGGCGGGCGCCGTCGGCTGGGCCGACAGCACGGTTACCGACAAGGTGTTTGAGCTGGTCGGCGACTACAACAACGACCTGCACGTGACCGCTTCGGACTACTCGGTGTGGTACAGCCAGAACGGCTCGTCCGGCGTCGACCCCGACGCGTGGGAGAACCTGCCCGGGGACGGCGATGACGACGACGACGTCGACTCCGCCGACTACTACGTGTGGCGTGGCAACCTGGGCGCCGACCTCACGCTGATCGGCGTCTCGTAGCGCGGCGCTAGACCAGCCCCCACCGCTTGCGCAGCCACCACTCGACGCTCAGCAGCGTGACCAGCAGCAGGAAGAACGGCCAGGTGTCCCAGTAGGTGACCCGCGCCACCACCTCCTCCTGCACCTCCGGGTCCTGGGCGGCCAGGTCGGCCAGCAGGTCGGGCAGCTCCTCGGGCGCCATCGCCCGGCCGCCCGCCTGCTCGGTGATCTGGGCGAGCTGCGCGAGCGTGGCGGGCTCGGCGCCGGGCTGGTCGAGCTCGACGTCGGTGTCGGGCACGGTGAACCGCGCCTGCGCCGTGCCGAGCATCTGGCCGGACTGGCTGCCAGTGACGGTCACCAGGTAGTCGCCCGCCAGGTCGGTCCGGCGGAGCACGCCCGTGCCGCCGTTCTCGCCGGCGGGGATCGGCAGGTCCTGCTTGCCGCCGTCGGGGCGGGTCACCTCGACCCGAAAGCCGATCGGCCCGGCCGCGCCTTCGGGCGGGTTGGCGCCGACGGTGACCTCCAGCGGCGCGCCGCGGGCGACCCGCCGCGCCGCCAGGTCGAGCCACACGGGGTTGGACTTCGAGTCGTCCTTCTGCGCGAGCCACAGGATCGCCTGCCGCCAGAAACGCCGGTGGGCCTCGCCCTGGCCGCCCATTACCCACCGCCAGGTGCTGTCGCCGGCGAACGCGAGCGACCGGCCGGCGCCGGGTTGGCCGGCGACCAGCAGCGGCGCGTTGTCGTGCGCCGGGTCCACCGCCAGCACCTGCGAGTTGGGCTTAAGCGTCCGCTGGTCGATGCGGTTGGCGCCGGTCAGCGGCGGCAACGCGTCCCACGCGGCGGCCGCGTCAGGCGCGATCTGCATGATCGGGTGCCGGGGGCCGAACGGCTGGGCCGGCTGCACGCGCACCGGCTCGGGCAGGTGCATGTCCGCGCGGAGCGGCTCGCCGAACTGCTGCCGCTCGAGCCGGCCCGGCCGGATCGGCAGCACGGCGGTCAGCGGGCTGTTGTCGTGCCCACCGGGGCCGAAGCTGTGGTAGCCGCCGGTCATCATCAGCCCGGCGCCGTCGCGCACGCGGTCGGCGATTTCTTTCCAGGTGGGGAAGTCCAACGCGTCGGCGTCGACGTCGTCGAGCAGGAACACGTCGAATTTGCTCTCGGCCAACAGCGGCTGGAGGTTCACCCGCTGCGGCTCGTAGTCCACCTTGCGGCGGGTCACGATGATGTCGGGCGAGGCCGCCAGCGAGCCGCGGACGAAACGTTGCTCGATGCCCGGCTCGCCGCCGATGCGTTTGGCGCCGGTCAGGTACAGCACCTTCACGCCGCCCTCGCGGACCGTGACGAACGTGCTCTGTGAGTTGTTGCTGGTGAGCGACTCGCCCTCCTGCGGCTCGATCCGCAGCTGCACCTTCTGCTCGCCCAGCCGCGTCGGGGTGTGCTGCAGGCTGATCGGGTACTCGGCGGCGGCGGGGCCGGCGGTGATCTGCGTGGCGTCGACGGGCGCCAGCCCGCCGTCCTCGCCCTCCCACAGCAGCTGCACGGTGAGCGTCTGGTTGGGGTAGCCGTCGACCCGCAGGCGGCCGGTGACGCGGGTCGGCGTGTTGGCGAACACCGAGTCGCTCGCCAGGAGGTCGTCGATCGCGACGTCCGCCCGGGCGCCGCCGGCCGGCGAGCCGAACGAGAACGGGAAGATCGGCGCGCCCTCCAGCGCGTAGCGCCGGGCCGCCACCTGCGGCGCCAGGTCCGACGGCGGCACGGCCCGCTGCGCGCCGTCGCTCAGCAGCACCACGCCCAGCAGGCGTTCGGAGGCCTCGTTCTCCAGCAGCTCGGCGAGCGACTGCCCCAGGGCGGTGGCGTCGCCGTCGGGCGCCGACGCCGCCAGCGACGCGCGGCCCGCTGCCGGGCGGAGCGTCTGGTCGAACTGGTAGTACTGGAGGTCGTGGTCGCGGCTGAGCTGCCTGAGGGACTCCTCGGACTGCTCCAGCAGCGTCATCGCCGACTCCCACCGCGAGCGGCCCCCCAGCGAGTCCTCGACGGTCATGCTGCGGGACGAGTCGACCAGCACCAGCAGCGCCGAGCGGAGGGTCTCGCTCCGGGTCCGCACCACCTCGGGGCGGAGCAGGGCGAAGATCATCATCAGGCACGCGCCGATGCGCAGCGCCGTGAGCCCGGCCCGCTGCCGCGCGCTCAGCGCGCCCCGCGCCCGCACCGCGCACAGCCCCAGCAGCAGCACAGCGAGGATCGCTATGAGCCAGGGGCCGCCGACAGGGTGGAACGTCCAGGACACGCGGTTGTTGCTAGTTCGGGGGGGCGGGCTCTTCGTAGAAGCGGTTGGCGAACCACTGCTCGGCGGCCAATGCCAACGCCACGACCGTGATCAGCCAGGGGTACAGCTCGCGGCCGACGCGGCCCACGTCGACCTGCTCGGCCAGGTCGGCCTCGCCGGTGGCCAGGTGGAACCGGCCGGCGGGCAACGCGGCGGTGAGCTGGGCGTCGGTCACCCGCTCCAGCAGGCCGAGCTCCGGCGGCGCCGACACCGAGAACCCGGCGTCGATCCCGTCCGCGGCGCCGCCCGCCTGTAGCCGGTAGTTGCCCGGCTCCTCGGTCATGCCGATCGCGGCCTCGCGCTGCCCGGCCGGCAGCGTCTGGCGGATCGCGTCGCCGCTGGGCAGCCGCAGCACGTAGCCGGTCGCGCCGGCGGCCTCACCAAGCGGCACAATGGCGGTCTCGCCCGGCCGGTACACCCGGCGGGTGTCGGCCGCGCCGCACAGGTACGCGGTCAGGCTGTCGGTCAACGCGAGGAACGGCCACGGGTCCACGCCGGTCGGCAGCAGGTTCCACGGCTCGCCCGACGCCGGGTCGGAGAAGGGCGTGGTGACCGTGATCGCCACGCCGCGGTCCACCCGCCGCTCGACGATCGCCGGGTCGCCGTTGGCGTACGGCGCGACCACCACCGCCGACGCGTCCAGCTCGCCCAGGCTCCAGTACTCGAACACCGGGAACTGCGGCCACGGGATCGACTCGGCGAAGTCCGCCAGCGGCGCGATGGCCGGGTGGCTGTACGAGCGGGGGCGCAGGTAGGTCTCGTCGCGTGAGATCCAGCGGAACTCGCCCGGCAGCAGCTGCTGCGCGTCGGCCGAGTTGAGCCGCGGCAGCTGCGAGTTGCGGCCCAGACAGAACGCGACCGAGCCGCCGCCGCTCACGTAGTTGCCCAGCGTCCGCCAGCCGGTCGAACCGATCGACGGCGGGTCGAGCAGGAACGCGGCGCGGTAGTCGTGCAGCCGGGGCTGCCACTTGGCGGTAAACGGCTCGACGTCCACCTCGTACGCCTGGGCGGGGCCGGCGGCGGTCAGCGCCTGGCGCACGAACACCGCGTCCGCGGCGTCGTCGGCCAGCAGCAGCACGCGCCGCGGCGCCTCGACGCTGACGGTGAAGTACTGCGCGTCGTCGGCCGGCAGAGGGTCGCTGCCCACCACCCGCACGTACCCTTGGTGCACGCCCTCGGGCAGGGCGGCGATCGAGAACTCCACCCGCTGCAGCGGCGCCTCGACGGTTACGAGCTGCTCGCCGCGTTTCTCCGGGCCGTTGGGCCCGTCGATCCACAGCTCGATCGTGACCGGCTTGTCGGGGCGTTTGCCGACCGAGGCCAGCGTCGCCCCCAGGCCGAGCGACTGCCCCACCGCGAGCGTCGACCCCGAGAGCTCTAGCGAGCGGATCCCCAGGTCGACCGGGTCCTCCACGCCAACGTCCGCCAGGTACAGCGTCGCGTCTGGGTGCTCCTCAAGCGTCCGGGCGATGCCCTCCAGCGTGCCGGTGTCGAGCGCTCCCGCCGTGCGGTCGGTGAACAGGAACACCTCCTGCCGCTCGGCGCCCGCCTGCTGGAGAGCGGCCAGCGCCGACCGCACCGACGCGTCCAGGCCCACGTCGCGCGACGCGGGCCGCACCCGC
This portion of the Posidoniimonas corsicana genome encodes:
- a CDS encoding vWA domain-containing protein — encoded protein: MTFLTPLLTAGAALIAIPIVLHLVMRRKPQQLQFPALRFVMKRRSVNQTKLKLRHLILLLLRCAAIALLALALARPVLQGSGLRGGAGGSAGVAIVIDNSARMGYRSENQTRLAAAKQIADWLLGRLPADSQVVVADTGSSSPGRILDRDAARLRAGRVRPASRDVGLDASVRSALAALQQAGAERQEVFLFTDRTAGALDTGTLEGIARTLEEHPDATLYLADVGVEDPVDLGIRSLELSGSTLAVGQSLGLGATLASVGKRPDKPVTIELWIDGPNGPEKRGEQLVTVEAPLQRVEFSIAALPEGVHQGYVRVVGSDPLPADDAQYFTVSVEAPRRVLLLADDAADAVFVRQALTAAGPAQAYEVDVEPFTAKWQPRLHDYRAAFLLDPPSIGSTGWRTLGNYVSGGGSVAFCLGRNSQLPRLNSADAQQLLPGEFRWISRDETYLRPRSYSHPAIAPLADFAESIPWPQFPVFEYWSLGELDASAVVVAPYANGDPAIVERRVDRGVAITVTTPFSDPASGEPWNLLPTGVDPWPFLALTDSLTAYLCGAADTRRVYRPGETAIVPLGEAAGATGYVLRLPSGDAIRQTLPAGQREAAIGMTEEPGNYRLQAGGAADGIDAGFSVSAPPELGLLERVTDAQLTAALPAGRFHLATGEADLAEQVDVGRVGRELYPWLITVVALALAAEQWFANRFYEEPAPPN
- a CDS encoding glutamine amidotransferase, with translation MSWTFHPVGGPWLIAILAVLLLGLCAVRARGALSARQRAGLTALRIGACLMMIFALLRPEVVRTRSETLRSALLVLVDSSRSMTVEDSLGGRSRWESAMTLLEQSEESLRQLSRDHDLQYYQFDQTLRPAAGRASLAASAPDGDATALGQSLAELLENEASERLLGVVLLSDGAQRAVPPSDLAPQVAARRYALEGAPIFPFSFGSPAGGARADVAIDDLLASDSVFANTPTRVTGRLRVDGYPNQTLTVQLLWEGEDGGLAPVDATQITAGPAAAEYPISLQHTPTRLGEQKVQLRIEPQEGESLTSNNSQSTFVTVREGGVKVLYLTGAKRIGGEPGIEQRFVRGSLAASPDIIVTRRKVDYEPQRVNLQPLLAESKFDVFLLDDVDADALDFPTWKEIADRVRDGAGLMMTGGYHSFGPGGHDNSPLTAVLPIRPGRLERQQFGEPLRADMHLPEPVRVQPAQPFGPRHPIMQIAPDAAAAWDALPPLTGANRIDQRTLKPNSQVLAVDPAHDNAPLLVAGQPGAGRSLAFAGDSTWRWVMGGQGEAHRRFWRQAILWLAQKDDSKSNPVWLDLAARRVARGAPLEVTVGANPPEGAAGPIGFRVEVTRPDGGKQDLPIPAGENGGTGVLRRTDLAGDYLVTVTGSQSGQMLGTAQARFTVPDTDVELDQPGAEPATLAQLAQITEQAGGRAMAPEELPDLLADLAAQDPEVQEEVVARVTYWDTWPFFLLLVTLLSVEWWLRKRWGLV